The following coding sequences lie in one Apium graveolens cultivar Ventura chromosome 3, ASM990537v1, whole genome shotgun sequence genomic window:
- the LOC141712824 gene encoding WD repeat-containing protein LWD1-like, with translation MAASTDPNNSNSADDPTRHSEIYTYEAPWHVYAINWSVRRDKPYRLAISSLVEHYHNQVQIVHLDEHDGEIKPDPGLSFIHPYPPTKTIFIPDPECQKPDLFATSSDFLRIWKVKSDSGPGRVELKSVLDGNRSSGFCGALTSFDWNESDPGRVGSSSIDTTCTIWDVERECVDTQLIAHDKEVYDIAWGGVGVFASVSADGSVRVFDLRDKEHSTIIYESSEPDIPLVRLGWNKQDPRYMATVVMDSSKVVILDIRYPTLPVVELEGHLGSANAIAWAPHSASHICSAGDDRQALIWDVSSIGKGGDGGLDPILAYTADAEIEQLQWSLSQPDWVAIAFSNKLQILRV, from the coding sequence ATGGCGGCGAGCACCGACCCGAATAACTCAAACTCCGCCGACGACCCGACCCGCCACTCCGAAATCTACACCTACGAAGCTCCATGGCACGTCTACGCTATCAACTGGTCCGTTCGTCGCGACAAACCTTATCGTCTCGCCATCTCTAGCCTTGTCGAACACTATCATAACCAAGTTCAAATAGTTCATCTTGATGAGCATGATGGTGAGATTAAACCCGACCCGGGTCTCAGTTTTATTCACCCTTATCCCCCCACTAAGACTATTTTTATACCCGACCCGGAATGTCAGAAGCCCGATCTTTTTGCTACTTCTAGTGATTTTCTGAGGATCTGGAAGGTTAAGAGTGATTCGGGTCCGGGTCGGGTCGAGTTAAAATCGGTTCTTGATGGGAACAGGAGTAGTGGGTTTTGTGGGGCCTTGACTTCTTTTGATTGGAATGAGTCGGAtccgggtcgggtcgggtcgagCAGTATTGACACTACTTGTACTATTTGGGATGTGGAGAGGGAATGCGTGGATACTCAGTTGATTGCTCATGATAAGGAGGTGTATGATATTGCTTGGGGTGGTGTAGGGGTTTTTGCTTCGGTTTCGGCTGATGGGTCGGTTAGGGTTTTTGATTTGAGGGATAAGGAGCATTCTACTATCATTTACGAGAGTTCGGAACCTGATATTCCTTTGGTTAGATTGGGTTGGAACAAGCAGGATCCTAGGTATATGGCTACTGTTGTTATGGATAGTTCTAAAGTTGTGATTCTTGATATTAGGTATCCTACATTGCCTGTTGTGGAGTTGGAAGGGCATCTGGGTAGTGCTAATGCCATTGCATGGGCTCCGCATAGTGCTAGTCATATTTGTTCTGCTGGGGATGATAGGCAGGCGTTGATTTGGGATGTATCGAGTATAGGGAAGGGTGGAGACGGTGGGTTGGATCCGATTTTGGCGTATACGGCGGATGCTGAAATTGAGCAGTTGCAATGGTCTTTGTCGCAGCCGGATTGGGTTGCTATTGCATTTTCAAATAAGCTTCAGATTCTCAGGGTATGA